A genomic region of Thermodesulfobium narugense DSM 14796 contains the following coding sequences:
- a CDS encoding efflux RND transporter periplasmic adaptor subunit, with product MKKFDVRKRLPKSRKGRIVLTVLIVVLIALFFFIKKKIEIMLTPPAKPYSAVVKVVKVKSGILKASQKYLGDFRPENDALITAKISAKLDYIASEGTPVKIGQVVAKLDSKDIQSNIQSLIYNKRSLESTLSGAYSEIEAANTQLANAKNNLERYQYLYKVEAVPKVELETMENNYKAAEANQKTAISHLQSIQESIKSVNSQIASLEDSLTYSIITSPFNGFIVKKYFNEGDTVVQGKPILEITGGENSLVYVSVPVEISSKVKVGDVETISYNGKTAQAVVDAILSSSDNNLNMIKLKLNSNPFNLPAHTMIDTYIYTGSAKGFIVPNNSIVKSNGRTYVIVVGKDNRAKFVDVNILAQSDKESCVSGDLTDNSEVVTGEDSLLLRIYENQPLEVVKE from the coding sequence ATGAAAAAATTCGATGTTAGAAAAAGGCTTCCAAAGAGTAGGAAGGGAAGAATAGTTCTTACCGTCTTAATTGTAGTGTTAATAGCGCTATTCTTTTTCATCAAGAAAAAAATAGAAATTATGCTCACTCCTCCAGCAAAACCTTATTCTGCAGTAGTAAAAGTGGTCAAAGTGAAATCAGGAATCCTCAAGGCATCACAAAAATATCTAGGAGATTTTCGCCCCGAAAACGACGCTCTTATTACCGCTAAAATAAGCGCAAAGCTCGATTATATAGCCAGCGAAGGCACTCCAGTGAAAATTGGACAGGTAGTTGCAAAATTAGATTCAAAAGATATTCAATCGAATATTCAATCACTTATATATAACAAGAGATCTCTTGAAAGTACACTAAGCGGTGCGTATTCTGAAATAGAAGCTGCAAACACCCAACTTGCGAACGCAAAAAATAATTTAGAGAGATACCAATATTTATACAAAGTAGAAGCAGTACCAAAAGTAGAACTAGAAACAATGGAAAACAATTACAAAGCAGCTGAAGCCAATCAAAAAACTGCAATAAGCCATCTTCAAAGTATTCAGGAAAGTATAAAAAGTGTCAACTCTCAAATCGCTTCTCTTGAAGATTCTTTGACTTATAGCATAATCACATCCCCTTTTAATGGCTTTATTGTAAAAAAATACTTTAATGAAGGCGATACAGTAGTTCAAGGAAAGCCTATATTAGAAATTACAGGAGGCGAGAATTCACTTGTGTACGTGAGCGTACCCGTTGAAATTTCAAGCAAAGTTAAAGTTGGAGATGTTGAAACTATATCTTATAATGGCAAGACTGCTCAAGCAGTAGTAGACGCAATACTTTCAAGTTCTGACAATAACTTAAACATGATAAAACTAAAACTTAACTCTAATCCTTTCAACCTACCAGCGCACACAATGATAGATACATATATTTACACTGGAAGTGCCAAAGGCTTTATAGTTCCAAACAACTCAATAGTAAAATCAAATGGCAGAACATACGTAATTGTTGTAGGAAAAGATAATCGAGCAAAATTTGTAGACGTAAATATACTTGCCCAAAGCGATAAAGAAAGTTGCGTCAGTGGTGATCTTACAGATAATTCAGAAGTAGTCACTGGAGAAGATTCACTTCTCTTGAGAATATATGAAAACCAACCCCTCGAAGTGGTAAAAGAGTAG